Proteins encoded by one window of Scyliorhinus torazame isolate Kashiwa2021f chromosome 28, sScyTor2.1, whole genome shotgun sequence:
- the paox gene encoding peroxisomal N(1)-acetyl-spermine/spermidine oxidase: MARPHPGREADPSVVIVGCGIAGLAAAGRLRERGFPGELRLLEAGGRSGGRAWSRGFARGLVEIGAQWIHGPSKQNAVFQLASQYDLLDEEAMSEENQAVQMGGHPPDMSTYYTSSGKRIGPEITAPVEELYAALCLKSREFFHSKTEPARSLGEFLKHEIARRAEEWKGDVETCNLKLALLNGEFKLECCISGTDSLDLVALQPFGEYVPLPGIDCVFPGGFKSLIDAMMKSLPKDIVSYNKPVKCIHWNGSFKTSNTQEHAYPVLVECEDGETIPADHVIVTVSLGFLKEHYQTFIRPPLPASKINSIQKLGFGTHNKIFLEFEKPFWEPECQLIRLVWEDESPLLSKRPDLQKEWFKKIFGFIVLRPMERHGHVLLAVLAGEEANFMESLSDSDVKNCLTQVLRRFTGNPLIPEPKNIIRSKWYSDQYTKGSYTYTAIGSSGDDIDAIAQPLPLASTKAQPLQVLFAGEATHRTFYSTTHGALESGWREADRLNDHYLPFSSMNAKL; this comes from the exons ATGGCCCGGCCGCACCCCGGGCGAGAGGCCGACCCCAGCGTCGTCATCGTCGGCTGCGGCATAGCGGGGCTGGCGGCCGCCGGCAGGCTCCGAGAGCGCGGCTTCCCGGGCGAGCTGCGGCTGCTGGAGGCGGGCGGCCGGAGCGGCGGCCGCGCCTGGAGCCGGGGGTTTG CCAGAGGGCTGGTGGAGATTGGAGCGCAGTGGATCCATGGGCCATCCAAACAGAATGCTGTTTTTCAGTTGGCCAGCCAATACGACCTTCTGGATGAAGAAGCAATGTCCGAGGAGAACCAGGCTGTACAAATGGGCGGGCATCCACCTGACATGTCCACCTATTACACCAGCTCAGGAAAGAGAATAGGGCCAGAAATAACCGCCCCCGTGGAAGAGTTGTATGCAGCACTTTGTCTGAAAAGCAGGGAGTTCTTCCACTCAAAGACAGAACCTGCCCGCAGTTTGGGTGAATTTCTAAAGCACGAAATTGCCAGGCGTGCAGAGGAATGGAAAGGCGATGTGGAAACGTGCAATCTTAAACTTGCTCTGCTGAACGGGGAATTTAAACTGGAGTGTTGCATTTCTGGGACAGACAGTCTGGATCTCGTCGCACTCCAGCCTTTTGGAGAGTATGTGCCGTTACCTGGAATTGATTGTGTTTTTCCTGG TGGATTTAAAAGCCTCATTGATGCAATGATGAAATCCTTGCCAAAGGATATTGTGTCGTACAACAAACCAGTCAAATGCATCCATTGGAACGGATCTTTCAAGACCTCTAACACACAGGAACACGCTTATCCAGTTCTGGTGGAGTGTGAAGATGGGGAGACTATACCAGCCGATCATGTTATAGTCACTGTTTCTTTAG gttTCCTTAAGGAACATTATCAAACCTTTATTCGTCCCCCGCTTCCTGCCAGTAAAATTAATTCCATTCAGAAACTGGGCTTTGGGACACATAATAAAATCTTCCTTGAATTTGAGAAGCCGTTCTGGGAACCAGAATGTCAACTGATCAGATTGGTCTGGGAGGATGAATCTCCACTGCTCAGCAAACGGCCAGATCTGCAAAAAGAATGGTTCAAAAAGATCTTTGGTTTTATTGTTCTACGGCCCATGGAAAG GCATGGCCATGTCCTTTTAGCTGTGCTTGCTGGAGAAGAAGCTAACTTTATGGAGAGCCTATCTGATTCTGATGTGAAAAATTGTTTGACACAAGTCCTACGTAGATTCACAG GAAACCCATTGATACCTGAACCAAAGAATATTATACGATCAAAATGGTATAGTGATCAATACACAAAGGGATCTTATACTTACACCGCAATTGGGAGTTCGGGAGATGATATAGATGCCATTGCACAGCCTCTCCCACTTGCCTCTACAAAAGCACAG CCTTTGCAGGTTCTTTTCGCTGGTGAAGCTACGCACCGGACATTTTACTCCACTACCCATGGTGCCCTGGAGTCAGGATGGAGGGAAGCAGATCGACTAAATGATCATTATTTGCCTTTCTCTTCCATGAATGCAAAACTATAA